The Mycolicibacterium smegmatis genome has a window encoding:
- a CDS encoding IS1380-like element ISMsm11 family transposase, giving the protein MQVSHRFAVSSAVFDDAHLVSCAGLVPVMTLAAQTGLPKLLADKISIPAPKIKSGSANPSPKLTTVIAGMCVGADSIDDLDLVRAGGMKTLFGGVYAPSTVGTLLREFTFGHARQLESVLRHHLAALCARVDLLPGSDTGAFIDIDSLLRPVYGHAKQGASYGHTKIAGKQVLRKGLSPLATTISTPGAAPVIAGMRLRAGKTSSGKGAGRMVAQAIATARAAGVRGQLLVRGDSSYGTRSVVGACRAHNAHFSVVMTRNTAVDRAISSIDEQAWEPVNYPGAVRDPDTGDWISDAEVAEVSYTAFASTKDRFTARLVVRRVKDARFRDALFPVWRYHPFFTNTDLPTAEADITHRQHAIIETVFADLIDGPLAHMPSGQFGANSAWVLCAAIAHNLLRAAGVLAGGAHVVARGATLRRKIVNIPARLARPQRRPILHLPEHWPWTEHWLTLWRNTIGYSPPLPATT; this is encoded by the coding sequence GTGCAAGTGTCCCATAGGTTCGCCGTGTCGTCGGCGGTCTTCGATGATGCCCATCTCGTGTCGTGCGCCGGTCTGGTGCCGGTGATGACGTTGGCGGCCCAGACCGGACTACCGAAGTTGTTGGCCGACAAGATTTCCATTCCGGCACCGAAGATCAAATCCGGCTCGGCGAATCCGTCCCCGAAGCTGACCACGGTGATCGCCGGCATGTGTGTCGGCGCGGACAGCATCGATGACCTCGACTTGGTTCGCGCCGGTGGCATGAAGACACTCTTTGGCGGTGTGTATGCACCGTCAACTGTTGGTACTTTGTTGCGGGAGTTCACCTTCGGACACGCCCGGCAGTTGGAGTCGGTCCTGCGTCATCATCTGGCCGCACTCTGTGCGCGGGTGGACCTGCTGCCCGGATCCGACACGGGGGCGTTCATCGACATCGACTCACTGCTGCGCCCGGTCTATGGCCACGCCAAACAGGGTGCCTCCTACGGGCATACCAAGATCGCTGGTAAGCAGGTTCTGCGTAAAGGGCTCTCCCCGTTGGCGACGACGATCAGCACCCCCGGAGCGGCGCCGGTGATCGCCGGGATGCGGCTGCGCGCCGGTAAGACCAGTTCCGGGAAGGGTGCGGGCCGCATGGTCGCCCAAGCCATCGCCACCGCCCGCGCCGCCGGCGTGCGCGGGCAACTGCTGGTGCGTGGCGATTCGTCCTACGGCACCCGGTCGGTGGTGGGCGCCTGCCGAGCCCACAATGCGCACTTCTCGGTGGTGATGACCCGCAATACCGCGGTTGATCGGGCCATCAGTTCGATCGACGAGCAGGCCTGGGAGCCGGTCAACTATCCCGGTGCAGTGCGTGATCCCGACACCGGTGACTGGATTTCTGATGCCGAGGTCGCCGAGGTCAGCTACACCGCCTTCGCCTCTACCAAAGATCGGTTCACCGCGCGGTTGGTGGTGCGGCGAGTCAAAGACGCGAGATTTCGGGACGCGCTGTTCCCGGTGTGGCGGTATCACCCGTTCTTCACCAACACAGACTTGCCGACCGCCGAGGCTGACATCACCCACCGCCAGCACGCGATCATCGAAACCGTCTTCGCCGATCTGATCGACGGACCCCTGGCCCACATGCCCTCAGGACAGTTCGGTGCCAACAGTGCGTGGGTGTTGTGCGCGGCGATCGCGCACAACCTGCTGCGCGCCGCCGGCGTGCTCGCAGGAGGTGCCCACGTGGTTGCCCGCGGCGCGACGCTGCGCCGCAAGATCGTCAACATTCCCGCCCGTCTGGCCCGACCCCAGCGTCGACCGATCCTGCACCTCCCCGAGCACTGGCCCTGGACAGAGC
- a CDS encoding DUF5994 family protein, which yields MTPQQTRRNDQRSIVPARTPRLRLKPKAPQSGYVDGAWWPRSEDLSVELPDLLAVLSVRLGRIDRVLYHLNAWVKAPRKLTTGGRTVRLDGYRLQPINTIEVLGLDGDRLTLLVVPSHTDAHDAHRTMMTAAQPHNAATVDGLLMISQRDRDIRTEASTAQECWESEGGTTASPRLAQLPG from the coding sequence ATGACGCCACAGCAGACACGCAGAAATGATCAGCGCTCCATCGTTCCGGCGCGCACGCCGCGCCTGCGGTTAAAGCCCAAAGCACCTCAAAGCGGCTATGTTGACGGGGCGTGGTGGCCCCGCAGCGAAGATCTCAGCGTAGAGCTGCCAGACCTGTTGGCCGTGCTCTCGGTACGACTGGGCCGCATCGACCGAGTGCTTTATCACCTGAATGCATGGGTCAAAGCGCCGCGAAAGCTCACCACCGGAGGACGGACGGTACGCCTGGACGGATATCGCCTTCAGCCGATCAACACCATCGAAGTTCTCGGGCTCGACGGTGACCGGCTCACGCTACTGGTGGTTCCGTCCCACACTGATGCCCACGACGCACACCGCACCATGATGACCGCGGCGCAACCCCACAACGCCGCGACCGTCGACGGACTTCTCATGATTAGCCAACGAGACCGTGACATACGCACCGAGGCATCGACTGCTCAAGAATGCTGGGAATCAGAAGGCGGAACTACGGCTTCCCCACGGTTGGCGCAGCTGCCCGGCTGA